One part of the Leptolyngbyaceae cyanobacterium genome encodes these proteins:
- the rbsK gene encoding ribokinase has protein sequence MKKAIVFGSINMDLVARSPRLPVAGETILGHHFFTAPGGKGANQAVASARLGIPTQLVGRVGNDSFGRSLLTHLQNYGVETNHILVDENTSSGVAIIAVDDTGQNQIVVVPGANDRVSQADVETLSNLFHNASALLLQLEIPFQAVHLAAKSAQSAGVRVIFDPAPAPLDVPDDFYRLVDIITPNEIEAGQLVGFPVNNYETAAKAASVLLGKGVGTAIVKLGALGVCCATLDSTFFVPAFPVQPVDTVAAGDAFNGGLVAAITEGRSLPEAVIWGAAAGAISTTKTGAMASMADRSTFDTFLEQNDRAIDIRF, from the coding sequence ATGAAAAAAGCGATCGTCTTCGGCAGCATTAATATGGATTTAGTGGCGCGATCGCCTCGTTTACCAGTGGCAGGTGAAACCATTTTAGGGCATCACTTTTTTACCGCACCCGGAGGTAAAGGAGCAAATCAGGCGGTAGCTTCTGCCCGTTTAGGCATCCCCACCCAGTTAGTTGGCAGAGTGGGAAACGACAGTTTTGGACGATCGCTACTGACTCACTTACAAAATTATGGGGTAGAGACAAACCATATTTTAGTTGATGAAAATACCAGTTCCGGCGTGGCAATTATTGCTGTAGACGACACCGGACAAAATCAGATCGTCGTTGTCCCTGGTGCGAACGATCGAGTTAGCCAAGCAGATGTAGAAACTTTAAGCAATCTTTTTCACAACGCCTCTGCATTGTTGTTACAGTTAGAAATTCCTTTCCAGGCCGTGCATTTAGCCGCCAAATCCGCTCAAAGTGCCGGTGTTCGGGTAATTTTTGACCCTGCACCGGCTCCACTAGATGTACCCGATGACTTTTACCGACTTGTCGATATTATCACACCAAACGAAATCGAAGCAGGTCAATTAGTCGGTTTTCCAGTAAATAATTATGAAACGGCAGCAAAAGCGGCATCTGTTTTACTTGGCAAAGGCGTAGGTACGGCAATTGTCAAGTTAGGAGCGCTCGGCGTTTGCTGTGCCACTTTAGATTCTACTTTTTTCGTGCCAGCCTTTCCAGTGCAGCCAGTTGATACTGTGGCGGCTGGTGATGCCTTCAATGGAGGCTTAGTCGCCGCGATTACTGAGGGGCGTTCTTTACCAGAAGCAGTAATTTGGGGTGCGGCGGCTGGTGCTATTTCTACTACCAAAACCGGTGCAATGGCTTCGATGGCCGATCGTTCCACCTTCGATACATTTCTGGAGCAGAACGATCGCGCGATCGATATTAGATTTTAA
- a CDS encoding 2-hydroxychromene-2-carboxylate isomerase: protein MTKTLEVYLSLGSPFSYFAQTQLSGLVQRTKCNIIYHVIDMYKIFQMTGNPGPNDIPAKRNYLIKDIGDWCKYYNIPFNVPSRLFINNAAPAAAAIAVEKYGKLAEFIDRAFRAYLVEDLNIEDFQVLGKLAAEVGADGEAVAAAVTDSAVLKQVDIKNEAASKRGVFGVPTFFIGDDMYWGNDRLMFVEKALIS, encoded by the coding sequence ATGACCAAAACCTTAGAAGTTTATCTCAGCTTGGGCAGTCCTTTTTCTTACTTCGCTCAAACCCAACTTTCTGGCTTAGTGCAAAGAACTAAATGTAACATTATTTATCATGTAATTGATATGTACAAAATTTTTCAAATGACAGGGAATCCCGGTCCAAATGATATCCCAGCTAAACGCAACTATTTAATTAAAGATATTGGAGATTGGTGCAAATATTACAATATACCTTTCAACGTTCCTTCCCGGCTGTTTATTAATAATGCAGCCCCAGCCGCCGCCGCTATTGCAGTTGAAAAATATGGCAAATTGGCTGAATTTATTGATAGAGCTTTTCGGGCTTATTTGGTGGAAGACCTCAACATTGAAGACTTCCAAGTGTTGGGTAAACTGGCGGCTGAAGTTGGTGCGGATGGCGAAGCGGTGGCAGCTGCGGTTACCGATTCTGCTGTTCTCAAACAGGTAGATATTAAGAATGAAGCAGCATCGAAACGGGGTGTTTTTGGCGTACCAACATTTTTTATCGGTGATGATATGTACTGGGGGAACGACCGCTTGATGTTTGTAGAAAAAGCGCTTATTTCTTAA
- a CDS encoding ATP-binding protein — MSHVLDLASVLKASQAISSEIVVDKLLSILMQVFIEKAGAEKGVFILPKERDLVVEAIAINASPEVVTKQDSVNIELSAEVPVSVINHVYHSQENLVINEATNQTNFANDSYINEHQTKSILCMPLRKKEKLIGIVYLENNLNPGAFTSDRIEILNLLSDQAAISLENAYAYQKSQEDFERISRNLQELQRTQLQLIQKEKMSILGQLLSGVAHEINNPLGFISGNLEEVNNSVGDIINHLQLYQEKIPNPGEEIVEDAEDIELDYLLEDVPQMLTSMKEGTERIRQITSSLRVFARADSNSKASFNIHEGIDSTLVILKHRLKANDKRPEINVFKEYGDLPEVPCYPGQLNQVLMNIIVNAIEVFDEFNEGKSYEQIRSKPNEIKIKTERSDDNNNLIIRFSDNGPGMTEEQRQKVFDYLFTTNPVGKGMGLGLSISRQIIEEKHEGKLTCVSELGKGTEFIIFLPMK, encoded by the coding sequence ATGTCTCACGTTTTAGATTTGGCGTCAGTGTTGAAAGCTTCTCAAGCTATTTCTAGTGAAATTGTTGTTGATAAATTACTTTCTATTTTAATGCAAGTTTTTATTGAAAAGGCTGGGGCTGAAAAAGGCGTTTTCATTTTACCAAAAGAGAGGGATTTGGTCGTTGAAGCGATCGCGATTAACGCTAGTCCAGAAGTAGTAACAAAGCAGGATTCTGTAAACATTGAATTGAGTGCAGAAGTTCCTGTCAGCGTAATTAATCATGTTTATCACAGCCAAGAAAATTTGGTAATTAACGAGGCTACGAACCAAACAAATTTTGCTAACGATTCTTATATTAACGAACATCAAACAAAATCAATTTTATGTATGCCGCTTCGTAAAAAAGAAAAATTAATTGGTATTGTTTACTTGGAAAATAATTTAAACCCTGGTGCGTTTACAAGCGATCGCATTGAAATTCTCAATTTGTTATCTGACCAAGCTGCTATCTCTTTAGAAAATGCTTATGCGTATCAAAAATCTCAAGAAGATTTCGAGCGAATATCACGAAATTTGCAAGAGTTACAACGGACACAACTGCAACTAATTCAAAAAGAAAAAATGTCTATTTTGGGTCAATTATTATCCGGTGTAGCCCATGAAATTAACAATCCACTAGGCTTTATTAGCGGTAATTTAGAAGAGGTAAATAACTCGGTTGGTGATATTATCAATCACTTGCAACTTTACCAAGAAAAAATTCCCAATCCGGGGGAAGAAATAGTTGAAGATGCGGAAGATATAGAACTAGATTATTTGTTAGAAGATGTGCCGCAGATGCTGACATCAATGAAAGAAGGTACCGAACGTATTCGCCAAATTACTAGTTCGTTACGAGTGTTTGCTCGTGCAGATAGCAATTCTAAAGCATCTTTTAATATCCATGAGGGAATTGATAGTACTCTGGTGATTTTAAAACATCGACTGAAAGCTAATGATAAACGTCCTGAAATTAATGTGTTTAAAGAGTACGGCGACTTACCAGAAGTGCCGTGTTATCCGGGACAACTAAATCAAGTATTGATGAATATTATCGTCAATGCTATTGAAGTGTTTGATGAATTCAACGAAGGGAAATCTTACGAACAAATTAGGTCTAAACCAAATGAAATTAAGATTAAAACTGAACGGTCAGATGATAATAATAACCTAATTATTCGGTTCTCGGATAATGGCCCTGGCATGACAGAAGAGCAACGACAAAAAGTGTTTGATTATTTATTTACCACTAACCCTGTAGGAAAAGGCATGGGATTAGGATTATCGATTTCTCGTCAGATTATCGAAGAAAAACATGAAGGTAAACTAACTTGTGTTTCTGAATTAGGGAAAGGTACGGAGTTTATAATTTTTCTGCCAATGAAGTAA
- a CDS encoding tetratricopeptide repeat protein codes for MVNSNTQQKQIEQAIAQLKRAIERDERTQNIEGKAERLHQLAILKANQGEVDDAIALYKRCQQAYQEIDDREGIATVLYQMAVLKTNQGKTPEAIALFEESLRLAGGIDDKETQAVVLHSLAMVKASQGQVEDAIVLCNQSISLKEQLGDLPGKATTLHQMGILQANQGKIEAAIDLFEQSLQLKEAVKDLPGKAETLHCLAVIYHQIGQIQSSINLYLESLAIKEIINDLEGQAATLHQLGELYSQCGSVEEAISYYEKSLQLKDETKDIESKATTMGMLGQLLANQGNYKLAIPYLQETLTIFEQIKSPHVETVKEVLAEIQGRNHR; via the coding sequence ATGGTTAATTCCAATACCCAACAAAAGCAAATTGAGCAAGCGATCGCCCAATTAAAGCGAGCGATAGAAAGGGACGAACGCACGCAAAATATAGAGGGTAAGGCAGAGAGGCTGCACCAATTGGCAATTCTCAAAGCCAATCAGGGGGAAGTAGATGACGCGATCGCATTATATAAAAGATGTCAACAAGCTTATCAAGAAATAGACGATCGAGAAGGAATCGCTACCGTTTTGTACCAAATGGCAGTTCTGAAAACCAATCAGGGAAAGACACCAGAAGCGATCGCATTATTTGAAGAATCCCTGAGATTGGCAGGCGGGATCGACGACAAGGAAACTCAAGCGGTAGTATTGCATTCTCTGGCAATGGTAAAGGCGAGTCAGGGACAAGTGGAAGATGCGATCGTTTTGTGCAATCAATCGATTTCCCTAAAAGAACAACTGGGAGACTTACCAGGAAAGGCAACCACCTTACACCAGATGGGTATTTTGCAAGCTAACCAAGGCAAAATCGAAGCAGCGATCGACTTATTTGAACAGTCATTGCAACTCAAAGAAGCCGTCAAAGACCTGCCAGGTAAAGCGGAAACTTTGCACTGCCTAGCAGTTATTTACCATCAAATCGGTCAAATTCAAAGCTCGATTAATTTATACCTAGAATCTTTAGCAATTAAAGAAATCATTAACGATTTAGAAGGACAAGCCGCTACCTTACATCAATTAGGTGAGTTATACAGCCAATGTGGGAGCGTAGAAGAAGCAATTAGTTATTATGAAAAATCCCTTCAATTAAAAGATGAAACCAAGGATATAGAAAGCAAAGCAACTACAATGGGAATGCTGGGGCAATTATTAGCCAACCAAGGCAATTACAAATTAGCAATTCCCTATTTGCAAGAAACATTAACCATCTTTGAACAAATTAAATCTCCCCACGTAGAAACAGTCAAAGAAGTTCTCGCAGAAATTCAAGGGAGGAATCATCGCTAA
- a CDS encoding glutathione S-transferase family protein, protein MLKFYYAPISVNARRVWVALLEKQISFQPIAIKLNGDQFESEFTAINPLQRIPVIEDDGLRVIESLAILDYLEAKYPEPALMPKEATAIATVRMVEMVAVNELQPATLPLTKQLVGFDVNPSQIEASKQRIDTVLKLYENMLGERTYFAGDDFSLAEVVAGTLVPSVSMFGFAMNDYPKLAGWLERLKERESFQKTTPSRSQIEAAIPNIQKILASRS, encoded by the coding sequence ATGTTAAAATTTTATTATGCTCCCATTTCCGTAAATGCCCGTCGAGTTTGGGTGGCATTGCTAGAAAAACAAATTTCCTTTCAGCCGATCGCGATTAAGCTAAACGGCGATCAATTTGAATCCGAATTTACTGCCATTAATCCATTGCAAAGAATTCCAGTAATTGAAGATGATGGTTTGCGAGTAATAGAATCTTTAGCTATTTTAGATTACTTAGAAGCTAAATATCCCGAGCCTGCTTTAATGCCAAAAGAAGCAACGGCAATAGCTACTGTTCGCATGGTGGAAATGGTAGCTGTTAACGAATTACAACCTGCTACTTTACCTCTAACTAAACAGTTAGTAGGATTTGATGTTAACCCCAGTCAAATCGAAGCATCAAAACAGCGAATCGATACCGTGTTAAAGCTTTACGAAAATATGTTGGGAGAGCGAACTTACTTTGCCGGTGATGATTTCTCATTAGCAGAAGTAGTCGCGGGAACCCTCGTACCATCAGTTTCTATGTTTGGTTTTGCAATGAATGATTATCCTAAATTAGCAGGATGGTTAGAGCGACTGAAAGAACGAGAAAGTTTCCAAAAGACAACTCCTTCTCGATCGCAAATCGAAGCTGCCATTCCAAATATTCAGAAAATTTTAGCAAGTCGATCGTAA
- a CDS encoding glycerophosphodiester phosphodiesterase, with amino-acid sequence MVTRPLIIAHRGASGFRPEHTLASYELAISLGADFIEPDLVSTKNGVLIARHENEISETTDVAERAEFANRQTSKLIDGKLITGWFVEDFTLSEVKTLRAKERLPFRDRSFDGLFEIPTLQEIIDLAKRKSAELGRAIGIYPETKHPTYFDGIGLSLEEPLVEILDANGYDRPEDPVFIQSFETANLKQLNQLTQLPLIQLISKEGQPFDLAVTGDPRTYQDLIKPLELAKIAEYADGIGPDKRSIVPVDEKENLLSPTSLIQDARAVGLLVHPYTFRNEPQYLAADYKNQPEAEYLHFFDLGVDGLFTDFPGTAFEVAKRLFPA; translated from the coding sequence ATGGTAACTCGTCCTTTAATTATTGCTCATCGTGGCGCTAGCGGTTTTCGTCCAGAACACACGCTAGCATCTTATGAATTGGCAATTAGTTTGGGTGCTGATTTTATCGAACCAGATTTAGTTTCTACTAAAAATGGAGTATTAATTGCTCGTCATGAAAATGAAATATCAGAAACGACTGATGTAGCAGAACGTGCCGAATTTGCTAATCGTCAAACTAGTAAGTTGATTGATGGTAAATTAATTACTGGTTGGTTTGTTGAAGATTTTACGCTATCGGAAGTTAAAACGCTGAGAGCTAAAGAGCGGTTGCCATTTCGCGATCGATCTTTCGATGGTTTATTTGAAATTCCGACTTTGCAAGAAATCATTGACTTAGCCAAGCGTAAAAGTGCAGAACTCGGTCGCGCGATTGGCATTTATCCAGAAACTAAACATCCTACTTATTTTGATGGCATCGGTTTATCTCTGGAAGAGCCTTTAGTAGAAATTTTAGATGCTAATGGTTACGATCGACCTGAAGATCCGGTTTTTATTCAATCTTTTGAAACGGCGAATCTCAAACAATTAAATCAACTTACTCAATTGCCTCTTATTCAGTTAATTAGCAAGGAAGGTCAGCCTTTTGATTTGGCGGTAACAGGGGATCCTCGTACTTATCAAGACTTAATTAAACCGCTTGAATTAGCCAAAATTGCTGAATATGCTGATGGAATAGGCCCTGATAAACGGTCGATCGTACCTGTGGATGAAAAAGAAAATTTGTTGTCGCCGACTTCTCTAATTCAAGATGCTCGCGCAGTCGGTTTGTTAGTGCATCCTTATACTTTTCGGAATGAACCCCAGTATTTAGCAGCAGACTACAAAAACCAGCCAGAAGCAGAATACTTACATTTTTTTGATTTGGGTGTAGATGGTTTGTTTACTGATTTTCCGGGTACTGCATTTGAGGTGGCTAAACGCCTTTTTCCAGCTTAG
- a CDS encoding M23 family metallopeptidase, whose translation MRHFTWLLRRERIQPNLKTCKKKLPRLTRAGFSWLFILLGLLTFLTIGFQVEKAKAIEIGDKIIRTSWQGTSFPVENFQRYSSPYGYRWNPDGSTGWGFHRGIDIAAPSGSYIRNWASGEVVEVGNDRLCGTKVVVRSDEWEHVYCHLKGRPQKSPEGRYLSDLDGSILVRQGEYVKAGTRIGRVGMTGRTTGPHLHWGVKYHGSYIDPALVLQAMYQQQIGY comes from the coding sequence ATGCGTCATTTCACTTGGTTGTTGAGGCGTGAAAGAATACAGCCCAATTTAAAAACCTGCAAAAAAAAGCTGCCCCGCTTAACTCGCGCGGGGTTTTCCTGGCTATTTATCCTCCTGGGATTATTAACATTTCTTACGATCGGATTCCAGGTAGAAAAAGCAAAAGCAATCGAAATCGGTGATAAAATAATCCGCACCAGTTGGCAAGGAACTTCCTTTCCAGTTGAGAATTTTCAACGCTATTCCTCACCCTATGGTTATCGTTGGAACCCCGATGGTTCTACTGGTTGGGGATTTCATCGCGGTATAGATATTGCTGCCCCATCAGGTAGTTACATTCGCAATTGGGCAAGTGGGGAAGTAGTAGAAGTTGGTAACGATCGGCTTTGCGGCACTAAAGTTGTGGTTAGGTCCGATGAGTGGGAACACGTTTATTGTCACTTAAAAGGACGCCCTCAAAAATCGCCAGAAGGTCGTTATTTAAGCGATTTAGATGGTAGCATTCTCGTGCGGCAAGGAGAATATGTCAAAGCTGGTACCAGGATCGGGCGAGTAGGCATGACCGGTCGAACTACTGGCCCTCACTTACACTGGGGAGTCAAATATCATGGTAGTTATATCGATCCTGCCTTAGTTCTTCAGGCAATGTATCAGCAACAGATCGGTTATTAA
- a CDS encoding response regulator transcription factor: protein MSLKASEVMMLPCCKSSNLRVLVVDDHELTRLSLKFAFSSQKNIELVGMASNGEEAIKMVENHRPDVIILDLQMPVMDGWSASNYIKSIYPHAQIIAYSAMEERQASSISPKASVDAFCSKETATHDLIELVKELGHRSGNVA from the coding sequence ATGTCTTTAAAAGCATCTGAGGTTATGATGTTGCCCTGTTGTAAGAGTTCTAACCTACGTGTTTTAGTGGTTGATGACCACGAACTCACTCGGCTGAGCTTAAAATTCGCCTTTTCCAGCCAAAAGAACATCGAGCTAGTCGGTATGGCAAGTAACGGCGAAGAAGCTATTAAAATGGTTGAAAATCACCGCCCTGATGTAATTATTCTAGATTTACAAATGCCAGTGATGGATGGTTGGAGTGCCTCTAACTACATTAAAAGCATCTATCCTCACGCCCAAATCATTGCTTACTCGGCAATGGAAGAACGCCAAGCTTCCAGCATCAGCCCTAAGGCTAGCGTGGATGCCTTTTGCAGCAAAGAAACAGCCACTCACGATTTGATCGAACTAGTTAAAGAATTAGGTCATCGGAGTGGCAATGTGGCTTGA
- a CDS encoding DUF2854 domain-containing protein: protein MLRQTSLATLGIGLGIILTLGGFVAYFADYATLNLVGFFYGFPLLLGGLALKANELKPIPFSQPTPPDILALREKQATLTQNKIRKDLTRFVYGQNTHFERSLTQLGLNPSPEKQPAIQAFRETEVDGAYTLVLEFESPDVPFKAWQDKEEKMVKFFGPNIRVELSQPEGDRIELALIATSKEA, encoded by the coding sequence ATGTTACGTCAAACTTCGCTAGCAACATTGGGTATCGGGCTGGGTATTATTCTCACCTTGGGAGGATTCGTCGCATATTTTGCCGATTATGCCACCTTGAATCTGGTGGGTTTTTTTTATGGTTTTCCCCTTTTGCTGGGAGGGCTAGCTTTAAAGGCAAACGAACTCAAACCGATCCCTTTTTCGCAACCTACACCACCCGATATCTTGGCACTGCGAGAGAAGCAAGCGACTTTGACTCAAAATAAGATTCGCAAAGACTTGACTCGCTTTGTCTACGGCCAAAATACTCATTTCGAGCGCTCCCTGACTCAGTTGGGTTTAAATCCTTCACCGGAAAAACAGCCAGCTATTCAAGCTTTTCGGGAAACGGAAGTTGACGGTGCTTATACGTTAGTGTTGGAATTTGAGTCGCCGGATGTTCCTTTCAAAGCTTGGCAAGATAAGGAAGAGAAAATGGTAAAGTTCTTTGGGCCTAATATTCGGGTTGAGTTGAGTCAACCAGAGGGCGATCGCATCGAACTAGCTTTGATTGCAACATCAAAAGAAGCTTAG